In Desulfonatronum thiodismutans, the genomic window AGTGGCAAGCGAGCTGAAAGGCCGTCGCGATCCCGGCCCCCGGAGTCGAGTTGTCCACCACTAACAGAATCAGGTCCGCTGTATGCCGAAGCCTGCGAGCTTGAGACAAACCCGCCTGTTCCACGTCGTCGGCGTCTTGGCGTACACCGGCGGTGTCCACCAGCCGAACCTCAAGCCCTTGAAGGTAAAGGCGTTCCTCAAGATAGTCCCGAGTCGTTCCCGGCGTGGCGCTGACAATGGCCCGCTCCCGGCCCAGAAGCAGGTTGAGCAGGCTGGATTTGCCGGCATTTACGGCCCCGGAAAGAACGCACAAGGCCCCATCATTCCAGATGCGGTTGCGGCGGCAGTTGTCCAGGACGACGTGGATTTGGTCCTGGATGCGCTCAACGGCGCGTGAAAAATCGTCCGGTGCAAGACACTCCAGATCCTCTTCAGGAAAGTCCACCGCGAGACACAGTTGGGCCCGGAGTTCCTCCAGGCTGGATCGCAGATCGCGGAGCCAGGCGCTCAGGGCTCCGGAAAGCTTGGTTTGAGCCAGGAGGGACGCCGAGGGAGACGTGGCGGCGATGATTTCGGCCACGGCTTCGGCCTGGGTCAGGTCCATGCGGCCGTTGAGAAAGGCGCGCTGGGTGAACTCGCCCGGACCGGCGGGAAGGACTCCCTGGGCCAGGATGGACTCCAGGACGGCTTGCAGAACCACCGGGGCGCCATGGCAGTGGATCTCCATCACGTCCTCGCCGGTAAACGATCCCGGGCCGGGCATGAAGGCCGCCAGAACCTCGTCCAGGATACGCCCGTCCTCGCCCAGAATGTGGCCGTGGTGCAGGCGATAGGGGCGAAAGCCGGTGAATTTCGGATGGGGCGATGTGAATCGGGCCAAGACGGCGACCTTGGCCCGCGGGCCGCTGACGCGGATGATGCCCACCGCGCCGTGGCCCGGAGGGGTGGCCACGGCGGCGATGGTGGAGGAGGCCTCCTGGGCCGAAGCGGTCATGAGTCTTGCTGTGGCGGGCTCTCGGATTTGGGGGCTTCGTCCTGGGAAGGAGGGGCCTTGGGAATGATCAGGACGCGTTTCAACGGCCCGTCGCCCTTGCTCTTGGTCTGAATGTCCGTGACCGCCTGCAGGGCCACATGGACGATGCGCCGTTGATAGGATGGAAGTGGCTTGGTGCTTTGCGGCGATTGCGTGGACTTGGCCTTTTCGGCCAGGGTCACGGCCAAAGCGCTGAGTTCCTGGTCCTGGCGCTCCCGAAATCCGTCGGCGTCCAGCATGACCCGCACGGCGCTGGGCCAGCGACGGGCAACGATCCGGTTGACGACGTACTCCACCGCTCCGAGCACCTGCCCTTCGCGTCCCAGGAGCCGGTCCATGTCGTCGGAAGTTTTAATGGTGGCCTTGATCAGATCGGACTGATGCTCCACCTCGACCCGAGGGTTGTCCACGATGGCGGCGGTGATTCGTTCCGTGACCGCGCGGATCATGGTTTCCAATTCCGAAAGCCGGACCCGCGGCTGGGCTTTGATCCGGGCCTTTTTCGCGCCCACCAGGCCGAAGATTCCGGATGAACCGCCCGCTAATATAGTTATTTCCAATTCATCCCGGATACAGGAAAAAAACGAACAAGCCTCCTCAATGGCTTCATCGACGCTTTTGCTTTGAAATTCCTTTGGCTCACTCATGTTGACGTTGGTCTCCTTCACCATCGGCGGACTGCTGGTCCGTGACCGATGGACGAACCGGCGACGGTTTGCGGCCTACGACTTGGCGGGTTCGCGCATCACCCACCACTGCTGGGCGATGGAGAGAACGTTGTTTACCAGCCAGTAGAGGACCAAACCCGACGGGAAAGTTAAGAATAGAAAGGTAAAAATGATCGGTAAGAACAGCATGATCTTGGCCTGCATGGGATCCCCGGGGGCGGGGGTCAGTTTTTGCTGCAGGAACATGGTCGCCCCCATGATGATCGGGGTGACATAATAGGGATCACGAGCAGAAAGGTCGGCCAGCCAGATGATGTCAGTGAACGGCACGTGGGTGATAAACGGGGC contains:
- the jag gene encoding RNA-binding cell elongation regulator Jag/EloR, producing the protein MSEPKEFQSKSVDEAIEEACSFFSCIRDELEITILAGGSSGIFGLVGAKKARIKAQPRVRLSELETMIRAVTERITAAIVDNPRVEVEHQSDLIKATIKTSDDMDRLLGREGQVLGAVEYVVNRIVARRWPSAVRVMLDADGFRERQDQELSALAVTLAEKAKSTQSPQSTKPLPSYQRRIVHVALQAVTDIQTKSKGDGPLKRVLIIPKAPPSQDEAPKSESPPQQDS
- the mnmE gene encoding tRNA uridine-5-carboxymethylaminomethyl(34) synthesis GTPase MnmE, coding for MTASAQEASSTIAAVATPPGHGAVGIIRVSGPRAKVAVLARFTSPHPKFTGFRPYRLHHGHILGEDGRILDEVLAAFMPGPGSFTGEDVMEIHCHGAPVVLQAVLESILAQGVLPAGPGEFTQRAFLNGRMDLTQAEAVAEIIAATSPSASLLAQTKLSGALSAWLRDLRSSLEELRAQLCLAVDFPEEDLECLAPDDFSRAVERIQDQIHVVLDNCRRNRIWNDGALCVLSGAVNAGKSSLLNLLLGRERAIVSATPGTTRDYLEERLYLQGLEVRLVDTAGVRQDADDVEQAGLSQARRLRHTADLILLVVDNSTPGAGIATAFQLACHSESPSAAQPTSSPIRASKGNAPILESFPASKTLVVANKTDLPRPDLEPVASLAELGYPVVHISAKTGQGLDALQDAMRSMLTSQASAPRPDTLTPNLRQSLALERADQELALLRTDIHAGLPYDLLGVRLELVSSILSEITGEITSSDVLDSIFSKFCIGK